From Kangiella sp. TOML190, one genomic window encodes:
- a CDS encoding response regulator transcription factor: MSEIIKVLYLEDDIAQSEALKQVLKETGYDFTHCLTGTDLLKQIEENDFDLMILDWEVPDLTGVEVLEQVRSFHNWKGPILFVTQRDAEQDIVQALEKGADDYMVKPFRPTELEARLKALVRRAGLLDNDADIELGIFTISQKHREVLVDGKPVSLTTKEYELALLLMKNLGRLYSRRYLLKNIWGIDSDISTRTVDAHVSSLRRKLGLRASSGYQIKTVYQHGYRLEKLLESEAVA, encoded by the coding sequence ATGTCTGAGATTATAAAAGTACTGTATCTGGAAGATGATATTGCACAATCTGAAGCCCTCAAGCAGGTTCTTAAAGAAACAGGTTATGATTTTACTCATTGCCTGACCGGAACCGATTTGTTGAAGCAAATTGAGGAAAACGACTTTGACTTGATGATCCTGGATTGGGAAGTGCCTGATCTAACCGGAGTTGAAGTTTTGGAACAGGTGCGTTCTTTCCATAATTGGAAAGGGCCTATTTTATTCGTGACTCAGCGTGATGCTGAGCAGGATATAGTACAAGCCTTAGAAAAAGGCGCCGATGATTATATGGTTAAGCCATTCCGTCCGACGGAATTGGAAGCGCGCTTAAAAGCCTTGGTTCGTCGCGCTGGTCTTTTAGATAACGATGCCGATATTGAATTGGGGATCTTCACCATTTCGCAAAAACATCGCGAGGTGCTGGTGGATGGTAAGCCGGTGTCTTTGACCACAAAAGAATACGAATTGGCTTTATTACTTATGAAGAATCTGGGACGTCTTTATTCTCGACGTTACCTATTAAAAAATATCTGGGGTATCGACTCCGATATTAGTACCCGAACGGTGGATGCGCACGTCAGTTCCTTAAGACGAAAATTAGGCTTAAGGGCTTCTTCGGGTTATCAAATTAAAACCGTGTATCAACATGGATATCGTTTAGAAAAGCTGTTAGAGTCAGAGGCTGTGGCTTAA
- a CDS encoding FecR domain-containing protein: protein MKKHWLIRLLIAGLIVTAALPIFAKDWLYTVRKGDSASAIANKYLTNPYRIDDILRYNQLVPGEDLTAGSVIKFPLNSLKFGPARVSVLSVQGEVNLVRGDLSQALETSSSIKLGDKVITGEDASTTLRFADKSELLLGSSSELIFDVLTRWGRTGMVDSRMRLMKGSVEGRVETLQGPGAHFEVHTPSAVATVRGTEFRVRVDGNNTKVSYNEVSEGKVKVENKVSEELIPQGFGLVSEQGKQADKPIELLSAPTLNDPQANFPSLPVRISWQADSAAVGYRYELFKGSDINQQIATDKVTDTAINMNQLAAGDYTVRLRKIDSNGLEGLNRVHRFTLNGAPLAPTNLLAKSELLFGEPIELSWQPSEKAEFYNLEIASDSEFSSIVQQQQVESNQLTLTQPMETRDYFWRVNAQNEEGIGYYSQSSSFSVVLADTPMVASAADVELGQGAALSWQPVPYAKDYHWQLARDADFTNLVEQGRSNQTSISFDDLPAGDYYFRVATDAPNDTQRFSETQSFEVFEPGNGKNPFMLSSLLLLLLAL, encoded by the coding sequence ATGAAAAAACATTGGCTTATAAGACTATTAATCGCTGGGTTAATAGTCACTGCGGCTTTGCCAATTTTTGCAAAAGACTGGTTGTACACGGTTCGAAAAGGCGATTCAGCCAGTGCCATTGCGAATAAATACCTAACTAACCCCTACCGTATCGACGATATCCTTCGATATAACCAGCTAGTTCCTGGCGAAGATTTAACTGCCGGAAGCGTTATTAAATTCCCCCTAAACAGCCTTAAGTTCGGCCCTGCTCGAGTATCGGTTTTATCGGTTCAAGGTGAGGTCAACTTAGTTCGCGGCGATCTAAGTCAAGCATTAGAGACCAGTTCTTCGATAAAGCTGGGCGATAAGGTGATTACTGGAGAGGATGCCTCGACCACCTTACGTTTTGCGGATAAGTCAGAGTTGTTGCTAGGCAGTAGTTCAGAACTGATTTTCGATGTTCTGACGCGCTGGGGACGCACAGGCATGGTCGATAGCCGAATGCGTTTGATGAAAGGCAGTGTCGAAGGGCGGGTAGAAACTTTGCAAGGCCCAGGAGCACATTTTGAAGTGCACACGCCATCTGCGGTGGCCACGGTTCGGGGTACTGAATTTCGGGTCAGGGTTGATGGCAATAACACCAAAGTATCTTACAACGAAGTGAGCGAAGGTAAGGTTAAGGTTGAAAACAAAGTTTCAGAAGAGCTGATCCCGCAAGGCTTTGGTCTGGTTTCCGAGCAAGGCAAGCAAGCCGATAAGCCAATAGAGTTGCTTAGTGCGCCCACCTTAAATGATCCCCAAGCAAATTTTCCTAGTCTACCAGTGCGAATAAGCTGGCAAGCGGACTCGGCAGCCGTAGGTTATCGCTACGAACTTTTTAAGGGGAGCGATATTAATCAGCAAATTGCTACGGATAAAGTTACCGATACCGCTATTAATATGAATCAGCTTGCCGCTGGCGATTATACTGTTAGGTTGCGCAAGATCGATAGTAACGGTTTGGAAGGCTTGAATAGGGTGCATCGCTTTACCCTAAATGGCGCACCGCTAGCACCAACCAACTTGCTGGCAAAGTCAGAATTGCTGTTCGGTGAGCCGATTGAGCTGAGCTGGCAGCCATCAGAAAAAGCAGAATTCTATAATCTTGAAATCGCGAGTGACTCAGAGTTTTCAAGCATTGTGCAGCAGCAACAAGTTGAATCGAATCAGCTAACGCTAACTCAGCCGATGGAAACGCGCGATTACTTTTGGCGAGTCAATGCGCAAAACGAAGAAGGCATTGGTTATTATAGTCAATCCAGCAGTTTCTCAGTAGTGCTTGCGGATACACCGATGGTGGCTAGCGCCGCTGATGTGGAGCTGGGACAGGGCGCGGCTTTGAGTTGGCAGCCAGTACCTTACGCTAAAGATTACCACTGGCAATTAGCGCGCGATGCGGATTTCACCAACCTAGTTGAGCAAGGTCGCTCCAATCAAACTAGCATTAGCTTCGATGATTTGCCTGCGGGTGATTACTATTTTAGGGTAGCTACGGATGCACCTAATGATACACAGCGGTTCAGCGAAACCCAATCCTTTGAGGTGTTTGAACCTGGCAATGGAAAGAATCCTTTTATGTTATCGTCATTGTTATTATTGTTGCTCGCTCTGTAA
- a CDS encoding CHASE2 domain-containing protein has product MLTFVASYFQLLLPIEHLLYDRLLRLQNSSHNQELVIVAIDENSLQQYGPLPWAREKHAKLINQLTKAQVKAVGYDVLFNKSQSPADAQLVQAVQDNGKVIFPVIIERVTQTGELIELMPFPELMQAANNLGLVHFELSDDNIARSSYLKAGLGEPYWRAFAAELLDVANGDEVYQFPFAASDKKPSYDLTQIEQQHRVYLPFKQNPFHYKQLSFAEVAETDLLLDELTDKVVLVGVTATAARNADFLPVPVDRDGQIMSGVEINATLYEALKKEQFILPASRFGNALIAALFTFLFFLTLPKSLPRRNFFYAIAFLLGLLAFSWWLLHLQQRWLQVATPAIAIILGYLIWAWLKVVANMSFFKNTIERLSLETQESMTLELAPNSNMRVKFLSYLNLLDVTKYQAESKDVNPETEDLLKFVKQQASAKEKALVRKIQNQSPHFEKLSEQPEYGIIEGRIEQLNTAITQINFLRRFTEQTMDRMSDGIVLSDINGQIFYSNLVAKRYFSELREHKLFELPRLLNEIKLADNKLWEEKLKRVLQDGIVSELVAVTSDGRDLKISISLLDNVSGRDFIILNMVDISAIKREQRRQLEMIDFISHDLRSPMTSILALLSRYQRQPEKYDSQQMHQEIEQLTRSSLSLAEQFLMLSRAESSIELALYPIELLNTIDNAIGVVLPQAANKDIDLQFDFAAHQDVWIKANQDLLERVLTNLLTNAVKYSPARSQVNIVLEQAAKHINIRVIDQGEGINQEQMDAIFKPFTRMQKHEMAKVKGIGLGLRFVRAAMMRLGGTVAVESPPGKGACFILSLPRHLKIENP; this is encoded by the coding sequence GTGTTAACTTTTGTCGCTAGTTATTTCCAACTGTTATTACCCATTGAGCACCTGCTCTATGACCGTTTATTGAGGCTGCAAAATTCCAGCCATAATCAAGAACTGGTGATAGTGGCGATAGATGAGAATAGTTTGCAGCAATATGGTCCATTGCCTTGGGCGCGTGAAAAACATGCCAAACTGATCAATCAATTGACCAAAGCTCAAGTTAAAGCGGTGGGCTATGATGTTCTATTCAATAAGTCTCAGTCGCCAGCCGACGCTCAGTTGGTGCAAGCAGTGCAAGACAATGGCAAGGTTATTTTTCCGGTTATTATCGAGCGGGTCACGCAAACCGGTGAATTGATTGAATTGATGCCTTTTCCAGAATTAATGCAGGCGGCAAATAATCTCGGTTTAGTTCACTTTGAGCTGAGCGACGATAATATTGCACGTTCCAGTTACCTAAAGGCGGGACTGGGCGAACCTTATTGGCGAGCTTTTGCTGCTGAACTATTGGATGTGGCAAATGGCGATGAAGTGTATCAGTTTCCATTTGCTGCCAGCGATAAAAAACCCAGTTATGATCTAACCCAAATCGAGCAGCAACATCGAGTTTATTTGCCGTTCAAGCAAAATCCATTTCACTACAAGCAGTTAAGCTTTGCAGAGGTCGCTGAGACGGATCTATTGCTAGATGAGCTAACGGATAAAGTGGTGCTGGTTGGGGTAACGGCGACTGCTGCGCGTAATGCAGATTTTTTGCCAGTCCCTGTGGATCGGGATGGGCAAATCATGTCGGGAGTTGAAATTAACGCAACCTTATATGAGGCGCTAAAGAAGGAGCAATTTATACTACCAGCTTCCCGTTTTGGTAATGCCCTAATTGCCGCCTTGTTTACGTTTTTATTTTTTCTGACCCTGCCAAAATCGCTACCGCGGAGAAATTTCTTTTACGCAATAGCGTTTTTATTAGGATTATTGGCCTTTAGTTGGTGGCTGCTACATCTACAACAAAGATGGCTGCAAGTGGCGACACCGGCAATTGCCATTATCTTGGGCTACCTTATTTGGGCATGGCTTAAAGTTGTCGCCAATATGAGTTTTTTCAAAAATACCATTGAGCGTTTGTCGCTTGAAACGCAAGAGTCAATGACGCTTGAACTAGCGCCTAATAGCAATATGCGGGTTAAATTTCTTTCCTATTTAAATTTACTAGATGTCACTAAATATCAGGCTGAAAGTAAAGATGTTAATCCCGAGACGGAAGATTTACTGAAGTTTGTTAAGCAACAAGCTAGCGCCAAAGAAAAAGCCTTGGTGAGAAAAATTCAAAACCAATCGCCCCATTTTGAGAAACTTTCCGAGCAGCCTGAATACGGCATTATTGAAGGGCGAATTGAGCAGTTAAACACCGCCATTACCCAAATTAATTTTTTACGTCGTTTTACCGAACAGACGATGGATCGGATGAGTGACGGCATTGTGCTATCGGACATTAATGGCCAAATTTTTTATAGCAACTTGGTTGCAAAACGTTATTTTTCTGAGCTTCGTGAGCATAAATTATTTGAGCTGCCTCGTCTTTTGAATGAAATCAAGCTGGCGGACAATAAGTTGTGGGAAGAAAAGTTAAAAAGAGTGCTGCAAGACGGGATCGTGAGTGAGCTAGTGGCGGTCACTAGCGATGGGCGCGATTTAAAAATCAGTATTTCTTTGCTAGATAATGTTTCTGGTCGTGATTTCATTATTCTCAATATGGTGGATATTAGCGCCATCAAAAGAGAGCAACGGCGTCAATTAGAGATGATCGACTTTATCTCGCACGATTTGCGCTCACCCATGACCTCGATTTTGGCACTATTAAGCCGCTATCAACGTCAACCGGAAAAGTATGATAGCCAGCAGATGCACCAAGAAATAGAGCAGCTGACACGCTCAAGTTTAAGCTTGGCGGAGCAATTTTTGATGTTGTCCAGAGCTGAGTCGAGTATTGAGTTAGCGCTTTATCCGATAGAACTATTAAATACCATCGACAATGCGATTGGGGTGGTGTTGCCGCAAGCGGCGAACAAGGATATTGATTTACAGTTTGATTTCGCTGCGCATCAAGACGTTTGGATTAAGGCCAATCAAGATCTACTCGAGCGTGTTCTGACTAATCTATTAACCAACGCCGTAAAATATTCTCCAGCTCGGTCGCAGGTCAATATTGTATTAGAGCAGGCGGCTAAACACATCAATATTAGAGTGATTGATCAAGGGGAAGGCATTAATCAAGAACAGATGGATGCGATTTTTAAACCTTTTACTCGAATGCAAAAACATGAAATGGCCAAGGTTAAAGGTATTGGTTTAGGCTTGAGATTTGTGCGCGCAGCTATGATGCGACTCGGTGGCACGGTTGCAGTAGAGAGTCCGCCGGGTAAAGGCGCCTGTTTTATTTTAAGCCTTCCACGGCATTTAAAAATTGAAAACCCCTGA
- a CDS encoding DMT family transporter gives MFKFVAKNTNQLALVGLVTAILLWSASFVAMKYAIAEFGPILTVFLRMLLAMAVLLFFLKPITKKQKYEKGDWWLLGLLALCEPCLYFIFESYALTFTTASEAGMVTALQPLLIAVAAFYFLKEKISGRTIVGCLLAMAGVVWLTLAGGSSEHASNPWLGNLLELGAIASATVYCLLARKLAQRYSPIFLTLLQTVAGTIFFLPLLFIQTEAVSFNVSVQAVFAILFLAFGVNIFAFTCYNYAFKTMPANRVGSLMNLLPLGTLFFGWLLLGETLAPMQYAAAGLVLLGVIWSQTKPKAKTVFIEQSAIARQWEELPSSKEMIFELKSQLKISH, from the coding sequence ATGTTCAAATTTGTAGCAAAAAACACTAACCAGTTAGCCCTTGTGGGCTTGGTCACCGCCATTTTATTATGGTCGGCTTCATTCGTCGCGATGAAATATGCTATTGCCGAATTTGGCCCAATCTTGACGGTATTTTTACGCATGCTGCTGGCGATGGCAGTATTGTTATTTTTCCTAAAACCTATCACCAAAAAGCAAAAATATGAAAAAGGTGATTGGTGGCTGTTAGGTTTGTTGGCCTTGTGTGAGCCTTGCCTGTATTTTATTTTTGAAAGCTATGCGCTAACTTTTACTACCGCTTCGGAAGCGGGCATGGTCACCGCCTTGCAACCCTTGTTGATTGCAGTGGCAGCATTTTATTTCCTTAAAGAAAAAATTAGTGGTCGCACTATTGTGGGTTGTTTGTTGGCAATGGCTGGCGTTGTTTGGCTGACACTGGCCGGTGGTTCAAGCGAGCATGCTTCAAATCCATGGCTGGGTAATTTATTAGAGCTTGGTGCCATTGCATCAGCGACAGTTTATTGTTTGTTAGCTCGAAAATTGGCACAGCGCTATTCGCCGATCTTCCTGACTTTGTTGCAAACAGTAGCAGGCACTATTTTTTTCTTGCCTTTATTGTTCATACAAACCGAAGCAGTGAGTTTTAACGTTTCAGTTCAAGCAGTGTTTGCGATTTTATTTTTAGCATTTGGCGTCAACATTTTTGCCTTTACTTGCTATAACTATGCTTTTAAAACTATGCCAGCTAATCGGGTCGGTAGTTTGATGAATCTGTTGCCGCTAGGAACCTTATTTTTTGGCTGGCTACTGTTGGGCGAAACCTTGGCACCCATGCAATACGCCGCTGCGGGCTTGGTATTATTAGGAGTTATCTGGTCGCAAACCAAACCTAAAGCCAAAACCGTATTTATCGAACAGTCGGCTATTGCTCGTCAATGGGAAGAACTTCCCAGCTCCAAAGAGATGATCTTTGAGCTAAAGTCGCAATTAAAAATTAGTCATTAA
- a CDS encoding copper resistance protein B yields MIEQLEYVPDADEDSYALTGDFWIGKDLDKLWFKTELEKEGGDFEGAELQMLYSKAVAAYWDLQLGLKHDFEQPQERTWTVIGLQGLAPYYFEIDSALFIGESGRVAARFEAEYEMLFTQQWILVPELELNFFGQNDPVNQLGSGLADASFGLRLRYEFIREFAVYVGYEYQRKFGKTADFAINAGGAKDSNEWLVGISFWF; encoded by the coding sequence ATGATTGAACAACTGGAATATGTTCCTGACGCTGACGAAGATAGCTATGCACTCACGGGCGATTTTTGGATCGGTAAAGATCTCGATAAGCTTTGGTTTAAAACTGAATTGGAAAAAGAAGGCGGCGATTTCGAAGGTGCCGAATTACAAATGCTTTACTCCAAAGCGGTAGCAGCCTACTGGGATCTACAACTGGGACTAAAACATGATTTTGAGCAACCGCAAGAACGCACTTGGACAGTTATTGGCTTGCAAGGGCTAGCACCTTATTATTTCGAGATCGATAGTGCCCTGTTTATTGGCGAGTCAGGCAGAGTCGCAGCGCGTTTCGAAGCCGAGTATGAAATGCTGTTTACCCAACAATGGATCTTAGTTCCTGAGTTAGAGTTAAACTTTTTCGGCCAAAATGATCCGGTTAACCAACTCGGTTCAGGACTTGCCGATGCCAGTTTTGGACTTAGATTACGCTACGAATTTATCCGGGAGTTTGCCGTCTATGTTGGTTATGAATATCAACGCAAATTTGGTAAAACTGCAGACTTCGCTATTAATGCCGGTGGAGCCAAAGACTCCAACGAATGGCTGGTCGGAATTAGTTTTTGGTTCTAA
- a CDS encoding copper resistance system multicopper oxidase: MNNKCFRPKISRRQFVLGASSSLALSALPWSRLAASPYNHEKINQLTSLKGNQFDLNIGYHPVNFTGKPRLATCINQGLPAPLLHWQEGQRIKINVSNHLKTDSSIHWHGMILPSAMDGVPGLSFDGIKPGETFQYEFDINQSGTYWYHSHSGFQEQTGVYGPIIIHPKEPEPFEYDCDFVVMLSDWSDEDPHDIYAKLKKMSHYYNFRERTMRDLWRDIREKGLSGTLAEREMWNQMRMSETDIADVTGYTYSFLMNGNTPDLGWLGQFRNGDKVRLRFINAAAMTIFDVRIPGLKMRLVATDGQLIQPVSIDEFRIGVAETYDVIVEPEDKAYTIFAQSIDRSGFARGTLTPDLGYQVELPGMDFAPILEHRDMGMDHSTSSHIDMDHSKTDHSKMDHQQHQMPKHNGMQHHKHHDLMAEESNLGKAGFGSHSPIQHAATEFGPQVDMRAEMPMDGVSDPGVGLRQHQARYGRRVLQYSDLKNYYPTQDKRQPSRELHIHLTGNMSRYMWSMNGVKHMHAEPIHLEYGERIRIVLINDTMMTHPVHLHGVWSELETGDPDYIPKKHTIIVQPGSKVSYLVTADAKGRWAYHCHLLFHMPGMMREVRIG; encoded by the coding sequence ATGAACAACAAATGTTTCCGCCCCAAAATTTCGCGTCGGCAGTTTGTGCTAGGCGCCAGTTCTAGTTTAGCGCTTTCGGCGTTGCCATGGTCGCGCTTAGCAGCGAGCCCTTACAATCACGAAAAAATCAATCAGCTCACCAGTCTTAAGGGTAATCAATTTGATCTCAATATTGGTTACCATCCGGTAAATTTTACTGGCAAACCGCGCCTGGCTACCTGCATTAACCAAGGTTTGCCCGCGCCGCTACTGCATTGGCAGGAAGGACAACGAATAAAGATTAATGTTAGCAATCATTTAAAAACTGACAGTTCGATTCATTGGCATGGCATGATTTTGCCAAGTGCGATGGATGGAGTGCCGGGTTTAAGTTTCGATGGCATCAAGCCCGGCGAAACTTTCCAATATGAATTTGATATCAATCAAAGTGGCACCTATTGGTATCACAGCCATTCGGGATTCCAAGAACAAACGGGGGTTTACGGCCCTATTATTATTCATCCCAAAGAGCCAGAGCCGTTTGAATACGATTGTGATTTTGTGGTGATGCTATCCGATTGGAGCGATGAGGATCCGCACGACATTTACGCCAAACTCAAGAAGATGAGCCATTACTATAATTTCCGCGAAAGAACCATGCGCGATCTGTGGCGCGATATTCGCGAAAAAGGGTTATCAGGCACGCTCGCCGAGCGCGAGATGTGGAATCAGATGCGCATGAGTGAAACCGATATCGCTGACGTTACTGGCTATACCTACAGCTTTCTGATGAATGGTAATACGCCCGATCTTGGTTGGCTGGGTCAATTTCGCAATGGCGATAAGGTGCGTTTGCGATTTATCAATGCTGCCGCCATGACCATTTTCGATGTGCGTATTCCCGGTTTAAAGATGAGATTGGTGGCAACCGATGGACAACTCATTCAGCCAGTGAGTATTGATGAATTTCGAATTGGCGTGGCTGAAACTTATGACGTGATTGTTGAGCCCGAAGACAAGGCTTACACCATTTTTGCCCAAAGCATTGATCGTTCGGGTTTTGCCCGCGGCACTCTAACTCCTGATTTAGGGTATCAGGTTGAACTCCCCGGCATGGATTTTGCACCAATCTTAGAGCATCGTGATATGGGAATGGATCATTCAACAAGCAGTCATATCGACATGGATCATTCGAAAACTGATCACTCGAAAATGGATCATCAGCAGCATCAAATGCCAAAACACAATGGAATGCAGCATCATAAACATCATGATCTGATGGCTGAAGAATCTAATTTGGGCAAAGCAGGCTTTGGCAGTCACAGCCCAATACAGCATGCCGCGACGGAATTTGGCCCACAGGTGGATATGCGTGCCGAAATGCCAATGGATGGGGTAAGCGACCCAGGGGTTGGATTAAGGCAACACCAAGCGCGTTATGGACGCCGGGTGTTGCAATATTCTGATCTTAAAAATTATTATCCGACCCAAGATAAGCGTCAACCCAGTCGTGAGCTGCATATTCACCTGACGGGCAATATGAGTCGTTATATGTGGTCGATGAATGGCGTTAAGCACATGCACGCAGAACCCATCCATCTAGAATATGGCGAACGGATCAGAATTGTACTGATTAATGACACCATGATGACCCATCCAGTTCATTTGCATGGTGTTTGGAGCGAATTGGAAACGGGCGATCCTGACTATATCCCCAAAAAACATACCATTATCGTACAGCCAGGCTCCAAAGTCAGCTATCTAGTCACCGCCGATGCCAAAGGCCGCTGGGCTTATCATTGCCATCTGCTATTTCACATGCCGGGCATGATGCGGGAAGTTCGGATCGGTTAG
- the dsbD gene encoding protein-disulfide reductase DsbD, producing the protein MNNINYRFFAPFFVTTVLVLLAFFASFAVLANNPIDLGSLIEKEEKLLKVDEAFIPSLEVLDDQVLVKFEIAKGYYLYKMRLKLRSNDAEFGELLIPEGYEKDDPYFGLTEVYYNFLEFSAPIQSAINPSLLLTLDFQGCAEDRLCYPPTSREFELNLSPEIAKTLVSADTTNFKPLDNSDAGSKLASGFQNNTNVWVEEIKSNNLWQNFIWFIGAGLLMAFTACVYPMIPIISSIIVGQGEQISSRKSLLLSLSYTQAVAITYAIMGVVVALVGKSFTAELQSPAFTISAAIIFVLLALSMFGLYEIKLPSSLQEKLTNTSNQQASGSYLGAGIMGAISALIVSPCVTAPLIAAFIVISATGDALLGAVTLYGLGFGIGIPLLIIGASGGKLLPKAGPWMSKIRSLFGIIMLGLALYIVKHLIPHWLFLGGLSVLAFAGAYLLGAFNTAQGKAAKVFKLLGLLMAIYGVLLAVGTYTGKGRISNPLNGINNQASSHLEFKTIKSLADLNREIANAKAQNKTIMLDFFAEWCSACYEFEDLVFTDKKVQDALSNSILLQADVTDNDEQDVELMMQYQVLGLPTIMFFDAQGQELTEYRATGFEDAEVFHRRIQAALNP; encoded by the coding sequence ATGAATAACATTAATTACCGTTTCTTTGCGCCTTTTTTCGTTACCACTGTGCTAGTTCTGCTAGCTTTTTTTGCTAGCTTTGCTGTTTTGGCCAACAACCCTATTGATTTAGGCTCTTTGATCGAAAAAGAAGAAAAACTTTTGAAGGTGGACGAAGCCTTTATTCCTAGCCTGGAAGTGTTAGACGATCAGGTTTTGGTGAAATTTGAGATCGCCAAAGGCTATTATCTGTATAAAATGCGCCTCAAGTTACGTTCCAATGACGCTGAGTTCGGCGAGTTGTTGATCCCCGAAGGTTACGAAAAGGACGACCCCTATTTTGGTTTGACCGAAGTCTATTACAATTTTCTGGAGTTCTCGGCTCCCATCCAATCAGCGATTAATCCTTCTTTGTTGCTGACGCTCGACTTTCAAGGTTGCGCCGAAGATCGACTCTGTTACCCGCCGACCAGTCGCGAGTTTGAGCTCAACTTAAGTCCTGAAATCGCCAAAACACTGGTGTCGGCAGATACCACTAATTTCAAACCCTTGGACAATTCAGACGCCGGCTCAAAGCTTGCCTCTGGTTTCCAAAACAACACCAATGTCTGGGTCGAAGAAATCAAATCCAATAACCTTTGGCAAAACTTTATTTGGTTTATCGGCGCAGGCTTGTTAATGGCTTTCACCGCTTGCGTGTACCCGATGATCCCGATCATTTCGAGCATTATCGTTGGCCAAGGCGAGCAAATCTCAAGCCGCAAATCCTTGTTATTATCTCTGAGTTACACTCAAGCCGTTGCCATCACCTATGCCATTATGGGCGTGGTAGTGGCCTTGGTTGGCAAAAGTTTCACCGCGGAATTGCAGTCGCCGGCTTTTACCATCAGCGCCGCCATTATTTTCGTATTACTAGCACTGTCGATGTTTGGTTTGTACGAAATTAAATTGCCAAGCAGCTTACAAGAAAAGTTAACCAACACCAGCAACCAACAAGCCTCAGGCTCTTACCTTGGTGCAGGCATTATGGGCGCCATTTCTGCCTTAATTGTTTCGCCTTGCGTCACCGCACCCTTGATTGCCGCTTTTATCGTGATTTCGGCAACTGGTGATGCGCTGCTAGGCGCTGTGACCTTATATGGATTGGGCTTTGGTATTGGTATTCCATTGCTAATCATCGGCGCCTCAGGCGGCAAACTGCTGCCTAAAGCTGGTCCTTGGATGAGCAAGATCCGTAGCTTGTTCGGCATTATTATGCTTGGCCTAGCGCTTTACATCGTCAAGCACTTGATCCCGCACTGGCTCTTCTTGGGCGGCTTAAGCGTGCTGGCTTTTGCTGGTGCTTACCTGCTGGGCGCTTTTAACACCGCGCAAGGCAAAGCCGCCAAAGTGTTCAAATTGCTAGGGCTATTAATGGCTATTTACGGTGTTTTGCTTGCGGTGGGTACCTACACGGGCAAAGGTCGGATTAGCAATCCGCTTAACGGTATTAACAATCAAGCCAGTAGCCATCTTGAATTTAAAACCATTAAATCTTTGGCCGATCTGAATCGAGAAATTGCAAATGCCAAGGCACAAAATAAAACTATTATGCTCGACTTTTTTGCCGAATGGTGCAGCGCCTGTTATGAATTTGAAGATTTAGTCTTTACCGATAAGAAGGTTCAAGACGCTTTAAGTAACAGCATTTTACTACAGGCAGATGTTACTGATAATGACGAGCAAGATGTTGAACTGATGATGCAATATCAAGTGTTAGGCCTGCCCACCATTATGTTTTTTGATGCTCAAGGGCAAGAACTGACTGAATACCGAGCCACTGGATTTGAAGATGCCGAGGTTTTTCATAGGCGTATTCAAGCCGCACTGAATCCTTAG
- the cutA gene encoding divalent-cation tolerance protein CutA, which yields MSQQEFQLFISTAPEQAIAESLARQLVERKLAACVNLIPQVSSVYAWQGAIEKTQEVILLIKSTAEQFTAIEELLTKQHPYEIPELISCNIEQLSASYGQWLQTNINKA from the coding sequence GTGAGTCAACAAGAGTTCCAATTATTTATCAGCACCGCGCCCGAGCAAGCGATTGCCGAATCGTTGGCGCGCCAACTGGTTGAGCGTAAGCTTGCCGCCTGCGTTAATCTGATCCCGCAAGTGAGCAGTGTTTACGCTTGGCAAGGCGCCATCGAGAAAACCCAAGAAGTGATCTTATTGATCAAATCCACTGCTGAACAATTCACTGCCATCGAAGAATTGTTAACCAAACAGCACCCTTATGAGATTCCGGAGCTGATTAGTTGTAATATTGAGCAGCTTTCAGCCTCTTATGGACAATGGTTACAAACGAATATCAACAAAGCTTAA